ATTGTATAAAGACGCAAAAATTCAAATTTTGGATATGCCGGGAATTGTTAGAGGGGCTGCAGCAGGCACAGGACGAGGAAGAGAAGTTTTATCAGTATTGCACAATGCTGATTTGGTATTGATGTTGATAGATGTTTTCAGGCCGGATGTTATTGATGTTCTTTTAAAAGAGGTTTATGATGCGCATCTCAGGTTAAATCAAAGAAGTCCAAATGTAGTATTGAAGAAAACACCTCGAGGTGGAATAAACATTGGAAAAACCGTGAGGTTAACAAAGATTGATGATGAAACTATTGAAAAAATTTTAAAGGAATTCAGAATAAATAATTGCGATATTGTTATCAGGGAAGATATTACTGCTGAGCAGTTGATTGATGTTATTCAGGGAAATAAGGTTTATACTGATGCAATTACGGTGTTAAATAAGATTGATATGATTTCTAAAGAAGATCTTGAAAGAATAAAACGAAAACATAAACCAGATATTTGTATTTCTGCTGATCAGAAAGTAAACCTCGGTGAGTTGAAAGATTTGATTTACAGCAAGCTTGGCTTTGTTCGAGTTTACTGCAAAGAAATTGGTAAAAAAGCAGACTTGAACATTCCATTAATTTTAAGAAAAAACGCAACTATTGAAACCATGTGCCATACGCTGCATAAAGATTTTGTTACTAAGTTTAAATACGCAAAAATCTGGGGAAACTCAGTCAAGTTTTCAGGGCAGCGATTAAATAAATTAGCGCATTTGTTGAAAGACAAAGATATCGTTGAGATACATTTGAAGTAAGTGGTACGTAATAAGTCTGGGGTTTTAGCGCCTAGATTCTTAGTTCTGTCCTGAATGAAGTTTTTGGTGCCATGCTGGTGATTATCCTTCAAATTAATAGGTGGGAAAAAAGGAAGTTCCAGTGGGAATTTTTTCCCTTGTTACACACAAACGGGATAATCACGGCACCAAAACCGAGGCTATGCCGAGATTCAGGACAGAACCCCATTTTGTGAAGCTCTTTGGTTAAATATTCAAGGATTTTTCGAGGTTCCAGAGAGAAAAATCCAATCGAAATACTCTTGAAAAGCTGAACCGATGCCAAAGTAAAATCATTAACTATAAATAGTCATTCTACTTAATTAAAACATGAACATTGATTTCAAAAAACATTATCCTAAAATCCTTTTAGGAATCTTCTTAATTCTCTGGTTAATATTAGCCATAAATCCTACCTATCGTTTTGATTGGTTTCTTGAAAATCTTCTCGTATTTATCTTTGTGCCAATCTTAATCTTAACCTATAATCACCTTCGCTTATCTAATATCTCATACACCCTTATTTTTATCTTCATGAGCTTGCATAGTATTGGGGCACATTATACCTATGCATTAGTTCCCTTAGATTGGACAGTTTTAGGTTTTAGCAGAAATCATTATGATAGGGTAGTTCACTTCTCTTTCGGATTACTGCTTGCATATCCCATTAGAGAACTTTTTATGCGGATTGCAACAGCGCGTGGTTTTTGGGCGTATTATCTGCCGTTTGATGTAACACTTGCTTTCTCTGCATTATATGAAATTATTGAATGGTTGACAGCAGTGATTGTCGCGCCAGAAGCAGGAAATGCATTTCTTGGTACGCAAAGAGATGAATTTGATGCTATTAAAGATATGGCATTGGCAGGAACTGGAGCAGCATTGAGTATGGTTATTACTTCTCTTGTTAACTTAAAGTACAACAAGCAATTCAGTGCAGAAATCAAGGAGAGTTTTTCAGTTAAGGGAAAGCTACCCCTTGGTGAAGTTAGATTGCAGCAAATGATAGCAGAGAAAGGCAAGAAGAAAAACAAGGCTCTGTAGAAAATCTCGGCATAGCCTCGGTTTTGGCATCAGTTCGGCTTTTAATGTAATTATGGATTGGATTTTTCTCTCTGGCACTCCGAAAAATCCCCACCTATCAACTTGAAGAGCCTCACCAGAAGATGCCAAAAACTACATTTTCCACAGAGCCAAAAACAAGAAAACTATTTAAAGCTTGGAGAATATAAATGATTTGTCCATGAATAAATCAAAATTAAAAAGAGATGTTATTCTTTATAGTATAATAATTATTCTTATTATTAGTTTAGTTTATCTTGGGAAGTATGTACAGCATGATTCAGCAGATGTTGCTGGTAAGGTATACAGGTATGCCGATTTTGGTGCAGCTCCAGCTGATGGAAAGGAAAAATATTCTGTTCGAACTAGCCGTGAAAAAAGATCTTCTGAAATTTTGCCTGAAGAGGAATTTAATCTAAAACAATGTTTAAGTCTAGGATGTTATGATACCGATGGTGATAATCCAGATGTTTCTGGAGCAGTGTATCTACGCAAGCAAAAATTAGGGGGTAAACAATATTGCGTCTCTAGTGATGATGGTTGTAAAAAATATGAAGATAAATGGTATGTTATTGAGCAAACATGTAAGGATCAATGTAAGGATGAAGAAGGTAATATACAATCTTTTTGTAATGATCAGAATATTCAGAATTATTTTGTAACACAAGCAATTCCTAAACCTTGTGAAGGTGTATGTAATAATGGAGCTTGCCAACAACCATCATGTGAAGATGGCATTCAAAATCAAGATGAAGAACAAGTTGATTGTGGTGGTGTTTGTGATGTTTGTGTTAGTGAATCTTGTGATGATCCTTTTGGATTCACTCCTTTAGTTAAAGACCATGTTATTGTTAAAGATATTAAAGTGAACGATGTTAATGATGATGGTCTTCAGATCTATGATTCTTGTGTTGATGAACAAGGAAAGAGTGTTGATGAAAGTACTATACTTTTTGAGAGAACGTGTAAAGATAATAGCTTGAACAAAGAACAAGTACATTGTAAATGTAAGAATGGAGCATGTGAAAAAGCATGGTGTATGGATAGTGATGAAAAAGATATTCATAATCAAGGTTTTACCTCCGGG
This genomic interval from Candidatus Woesearchaeota archaeon contains the following:
- a CDS encoding GTP-binding protein, with the protein product MAEYSSKIKDLEAEIKKTQYNKATQHHIGLVKAKIAQLKEKEDARSSKGGGGKGYSVRKSGDATVILLGFPSAGKSTLLNALTGTNSPVGAYEFTTLDVIPGTLLYKDAKIQILDMPGIVRGAAAGTGRGREVLSVLHNADLVLMLIDVFRPDVIDVLLKEVYDAHLRLNQRSPNVVLKKTPRGGINIGKTVRLTKIDDETIEKILKEFRINNCDIVIREDITAEQLIDVIQGNKVYTDAITVLNKIDMISKEDLERIKRKHKPDICISADQKVNLGELKDLIYSKLGFVRVYCKEIGKKADLNIPLILRKNATIETMCHTLHKDFVTKFKYAKIWGNSVKFSGQRLNKLAHLLKDKDIVEIHLK
- a CDS encoding DUF2238 domain-containing protein — translated: MNIDFKKHYPKILLGIFLILWLILAINPTYRFDWFLENLLVFIFVPILILTYNHLRLSNISYTLIFIFMSLHSIGAHYTYALVPLDWTVLGFSRNHYDRVVHFSFGLLLAYPIRELFMRIATARGFWAYYLPFDVTLAFSALYEIIEWLTAVIVAPEAGNAFLGTQRDEFDAIKDMALAGTGAALSMVITSLVNLKYNKQFSAEIKESFSVKGKLPLGEVRLQQMIAEKGKKKNKAL